Proteins from one Cicer arietinum cultivar CDC Frontier isolate Library 1 chromosome 3, Cicar.CDCFrontier_v2.0, whole genome shotgun sequence genomic window:
- the LOC101509489 gene encoding uncharacterized protein, translating into MANLGTTTHRTPTTSTPSSIAETYQPKGSHEKLYTDFKIYWPFSIPSTSEAAAIRVITNLENLGLYYTLFVWIILFIILIPYHKTSLILLVIMTYVITIYHLLLRACPNNVVFHRRIDKRFVIGLLVFVTVVELVLTEAGIHLAVTLACAVPLVLLHAVLWVSHYYVVEVEDACSSCCCCSKELAPLVGRNECGADGTDNV; encoded by the coding sequence ATGGCAAATCTTGGAACTACTACGCATAGAACACCAACCACATCAACACCTTCATCAATTGCAGAAACATACCAACCAAAAGGATCTCATGAAAAACTCTACACCGATTTCAAAATTTACTGGCCCTTTAGCATTCCATCAACTTCAGAAGCTGCAGCGATTCGCGTCATTACAAATTTAGAAAATCTTGGACTATACTACACACTTTTTGTGTGGATCATACTCTTCATCATCCTTATTCCTTATCATAAAACATCATTGATTCTGTTGGTTATAATGACCTATGTGATAACCATTTATCATTTGCTCCTAAGAGCATGCCCCAACAATGTTGTGTTTCATAGAAGAATAGATAAAAGGTTTGTAATTGGCTTGTTAGTGTTTGTTACTGTGGTGGAACTGGTTTTGACAGAAGCAGGGATTCATCTAGCAGTTACTTTAGCTTGTGCTGTGCCTCTGGTTTTGTTGCATGCTGTTTTGTGGGTTAGTCACTATTATGTTGTTGAGGTTGAGGATGCTTGTtcttcttgttgttgttgtagtaAAGAATTGGCTCCACTAGTTGGTCGTAATGAATGTGGAGCTGATGGCACAGATAATGTTTGA
- the LOC101510124 gene encoding nitrate regulatory gene2 protein-like, whose protein sequence is MGCTASKLENEDTVRRCKDRRRLMKEAVYARHHLAAAHSDYCRSLRLTGTALSTFASGEPLSVSDNTPAVFINHKTTIPTTATTTTTFHRPPPSSHIPSPSPSSYHHHHHTPPPPPQQQPFNPSPSPTIATSKLPHILSSSTTSSTNHHPRRRKQPPPKLPHILSDSSPSSTPRSNASNNFASNFFPTAHSTYSSTPSQTSSVWNWENFYPPPPPPPGSDYFDRDKEDAASQFSFKSRNTEVSHSRQQPQQQQQQQPQKQQQQPQTYQQLQQHQHQHQQQHYLNPTAHEVEGFDSERSEYDYFNGKLATVQKNHSNHHLEEYTETEREEVECSEWGDHYSTTSSSEDDDEDEDGDDGVDGDVESRSEIGTRSNFGSSSAVRKGYSEKGYGEAVGKSEDLASSSTGEGVMEMKMVVRHRDLKEIVDSIKENFDKAAVAGDKVSEMLEISKAQLDRSFRQLRKTVYHSSSLLSNLSSTWTSKPPLAVKYRLDTGSLDEPGGLRSLCSTLERLLAWEKKLYDEVKSREGVKIEHEKKLSALQSQEYKGDDEAKIFKTKSSINKLQSLIVVTSQAVSTTSTAIVGLRDSDLVPQLVELCHGMMYMWRSMHQYHEVQSNIVQQVRGLVNRSSGSDSTSELHRQATRDLESAVSAWHSSFCRLIKFQRDFILSLHGWFKLSLIPVDNDNINNHSREPSDAYVFFDDWKLALDRVPDTVASEAIKSFINVVHVISCKQADELKIKKRTENASKELEKKASSVRNIERKFYSSYSLVGIGLPDTAPDNGQGLDARDPLAEKKLELATCQRRVEDEMLRHSKAVEATRAMTLNNLQTGLPGVFQALTSFSSLFAEALESVCTHSYAIK, encoded by the exons ATGGGTTGCACGGCGTCCAAGCTAGAAAACGAGGACACGGTTAGGCGCTGCAAAGACCGTCGCCGTCTCATGAAAGAAGCCGTCTATGCTCGTCATCACCTCGCCGCCGCACACTCCGACTACTGCCGCTCCCTCCGCCTCACTGGCACCGCACTCTCCACATTCGCCTCCGGTGAACCCCTTTCTGTTTCCGATAACACCCCCGCCGTATTCATCAACCACAAAACAACCATCCCAACAACCGCCACAACTACCACAACCTTCCACCGTCCACCACCGTCATCACACATTCCATCTCCTTCACCCTCCTCCTACCATCACCACCACCACACTCCTCCTCCTCCGCCACAACAACAACCGTTTAACCCTTCACCTTCACCCACGATAGCAACCTCAAAACTCCCTCACATCCTCTCTTCATCAACCACTTCCTCCACTAACCACCATCCCCGCCGCCGTAAACAACCACCACCAAAACTCCCTCACATTCTCTCCGATTCAAGCCCTTCTTCCACTCCAAGAAGCAACGCTTCAAACAATTTCGCTTCGAATTTCTTCCCTACAGCACATTCTACATACTCTTCAACCCCTTCACAAACCTCCTCTGTTTGGAACTGGGAAAATTTCTACCCTCCTCCACCACCTCCACCTGGTTCCGATTACTTCGATAGAGATAAAGAAGATGCTGCTTCACAATTCTCATTCAAGTCACGAAATACTGAAGTTTCTCATTCCCGACAACAacctcaacaacaacaacaacaacaacctcaaaaacaacaacaacaaccacaaACATATCAACAACTTCAACAACACCAACACCAACACCAACAACAACATTATCTTAATCCAACAGCTCATGAAGTTGAGGGATTTGATTCTGAGAGATCAGAATACGATTATTTCAATGGAAAACTCGCAACGGTTCAGAAGAATCATAGTAATCATCATTTGGAGGAATACACTGAGACTGAGAGAGAGGAAGTTGAGTGTAGTGAATGGGGAGATCATTACAGTACAACATCATCTtctgaagatgatgatgaagatgaagatggagATGATGGGGTTGATGGGGATGTTGAGTCAAGGTCTGAGATTGGGACAAGGTCGAATTTTGGGTCATCGTCTGCGGTGAGGAAGGGGTATTCTGAGAAGGGATATGGGGAGGCAGTGGGGAAATCGGAGGATTTGGCGTCGTCTTCGACGGGTGAAGGGGTGATGGAGATGAAGATGGTGGTGAGGCATAGAGACTTGAAGGAGATTGTAGATTCAATTAAGGAGAATTTTGATAAGGCTGCTGTTGCTGGGGATAAGGTTTCTGAGATGCTTGAGATTAGTAAAGCTCAGCTTGATCGAAGTTTCAGGCAATTGAGGA AAACTGTGTATCACTCAAGTAGTTTACTGAGCAATCTGAGCTCAACTTGGACCTCGAAACCGCCGTTGGCGGTTAAGTACCGGCTCGACACCGGTTCCTTGGATGAACCGGGTGGTCTCAGGAGTCTTTGCTCCACTTTGGAACGGCTTTTGGCTTGGGAGAAGAAGCTCTATGACGAAGTTAAG TCTAGAGAAGGTGTGAAGATTGAGCATGAAAAGAAATTGTCAGCGCTACAGAGTCAGGAATACAAAGGAGACGATGAAGCAAAGATATTCAAAACCAAGTCTTCCATAAATAAGCTACAGTCACTGATTGTTGTTACATCACAGGCCGTATCTACCACCTCGACTGCAATTGTTGGCCTTAGAGACTCCGATCTCGTTCCTCAGCTTGTTGAGCTCTGCCACGG AATGATGTACATGTGGAGATCAATGCACCAGTACCATGAAGTCCAAAGCAACATAGTGCAGCAAGTCCGCGGCCTGGTGAATAGATCATCAGGAAGTGATTCAACTTCTGAACTGCACAGGCAGGCGACTCGTGATCTTGAATCGGCTGTGTCGGCTTGGCACTCCAGTTTTTGTCGCCTTATAAAATTCCAACGGGACTTTATTCTCTCCCTACACGGATGGTTTAAGCTCAGCCTTATTCCGGTGGATAACGATAACATCAACAACCACAGCAGGGAACCCTCTGATGCATACGTGTTTTTCGATGACTGGAAGCTTGCACTTGACCGTGTCCCCGACACAGTTGCATCCGAAGCCATCAAGAGCTTTATTAATGTTGTCCATGTGATATCTTGCAAACAAGCTGATGAGCTCAAGATAAAGAAGCGAACCGAGAACGCTTCCAAGGAACTCGAGAAAAAGGCTTCTTCCGTACGGAATATAGAAAGAAAGTTTTACAGTTCATATTCTCTGGTAGGGATTGGCCTTCCTGACACCGCACCTGATAACGGACAAGGCTTGGATGCGCGCGATCCACTTGCCGAGAAAAAATTAGAACTAGCAACCTGCCAAAGGCGCGTCGAAGATGAAATGCTGAGGCATTCAAAAGCTGTAGAAGCAACAAGAGCTATGACACTCAACAATCTACAGACAGGTTTGCCTGGAGTCTTTCAGGCATTGACGAGTTTTTCGTCGTTGTTCGCCGAGGCTCTCGAGTCGGTGTGTACTCATTCATATGCCATCAAGTag
- the LOC101496399 gene encoding phospholipase A(1) DAD1, chloroplastic-like — translation MSTQPHTFHSSTCNPNPSYVATTTSLLPFNKSHLTSWNRLKHDSIQFNSPKLAHKWMQYQGINNWEGLLDPLDHNLRNEILRYGQFVEAAYRSFDYDVNSPTYSTCRYSKTSLLTNSGMKFHADNYRITKNLRATCGFRLPNWFHDISQLTRVRSSWIGYVAVCTDKNEIARLGRRDVVISLRGTATLLEWLENFRATLTTLPNNIGCGNNNECMVEKGFLSIYVSKTDTCPSLQDMVKEEVRTLIKSYGDEPLSLTITGHSLGAALAILSAYDIATSFRIPPLVTVISFGGPRVVNDKFRSQLEQSGVRILRIVNSDDVITKFPGFVEKSDDVEINKGAHVDLLQRWLRQRVEYMKLVYADVGQELRLSSRESPYVKSGDIATCHDLKTYLHLVECFVSSSSPYVKQTRYYPTQSQLNDVAGPRFGLIFLLLFLFIMLYALQEIDSLQGVLKLQETFVNIISSLIMIA, via the coding sequence ATGTCAACCCAACCACACACATTCCATTCTTCTACTTGCAATCCCAACCCAAGTTATGTTGCCACTACTACTTCCTTGTTGCCATTCAACAAATCACACCTCACGTCATGGAATCGTCTCAAACACGACTCAATCCAATTCAACTCACCAAAACTCGCCCACAAATGGATGCAATACCAAGGAATCAATAACTGGGAAGGTTTATTAGACCCTCTTGACCATAATCTACGCAACGAAATCCTAAGATATGGTCAATTTGTAGAAGCCGCATATCGCTCTTTCGACTACGACGTCAATTCTCCAACATACTCCACATGTCGTTACTCTAAAACCTCGCTCCTTACAAATTCTGGAATGAAATTTCACGCCGATAACTACCGAATCACAAAAAACCTACGAGCCACGTGCGGATTTCGTCTCCCGAATTGGTTTCACGATATATCCCAACTGACACGTGTCAGATCCAGCTGGATCGGTTACGTGGCAGTTTGTACCGACAAGAACGAAATAGCGCGTCTTGGTCGGCGTGACGTGGTGATTTCACTTAGGGGAACCGCCACGTTGTTAGAGTGGTTGGAAAATTTTCGTGCCACGTTGACAACTTTGCCGAACAATATTGGCTGCGGTAATAACAACGAGTGTATGGTGGAAAAGGGTTTTTTGAGTATCTACGTGTCAAAAACGGACACGTGTCCTAGTTTACAAGACATGGTAAAGGAAGAGGTTAGAACATTGATTAAATCCTACGGTGATGAGCCACTCAGCTTAACTATAACCGGTCACAGTCTTGGAGCCGCACTCGCTATTCTGAGCGCGTACGATATAGCTACCAGTTTTAGAATTCCACCGTTAGTTACCGTGATTTCTTTTGGTGGGCCCCGCGTTGTTAACGACAAATTTCGTAGTCAGTTAGAACAAAGCGGAGTGAGGATTTTAAGGATTGTCAATTCGGATGATGTAATCACGAAATTTCCTGGGTTCGTTGAAAAAAGTGATGACGTGGAAATCAATAAGGGTGCCCACGTGGATCTACTACAAAGGTGGTTACGTCAGCGCGTGGAGTACATGAAGTTGGTGTACGCTGACGTTGGACAAGAACTGAGGTTAAGTAGTAGGGAATCGCCGTATGTGAAGAGTGGAGATATTGCCACGTGTCATGATCTAAAGACATATCTTCATTTGGTGGAATGTTTTGTAAGTTCCTCCAGCCCTTACGTGAAACAAACGAGATATTATCCAACGCAATCTCAGTTAAATGATGTAGCTGGTCCAAGATTTGGTTTGATATTCttacttctttttttattcATCATGTTGTATGCCTTACAAGAGATTGATTCTCTTCAAGGAGTACTGAAATTACAAGAGACATTCGTAAATATAATCTCCTCACTTATCATGATAGCttag
- the LOC101509806 gene encoding serine/threonine-protein kinase D6PKL1-like, giving the protein MERVAEPKVLPVLVEVSDAHTAVINEAGQRLTMRDVSCARGVSSREVNQLSNARIVLVRDDMGFDTRSSQETISPAPTRTVKGKASLPKPEELLPYIETLKSSSDSFGDIGPSSFSGASHPPEPVDIDLVRTVYLPIGQNKSEAGCLMKSMSLKGPFLEDLSIRTLTKKSSIAVVSPAGSMIKESQKTENYLPPLDSDEKECVWDSSLPPSGNVSPYSSIDSTSVVRTMSIANSCASTYQSDAITCDGMLSIDRNCDSIKGSVRGDSLESAKTSASRASDSSGLSDDSNWSNNTGSANKPHKGNDPRWKAILAVRARDGILGMSHFKLLRRLGCGDIGSVYLSELSATRCYFAMKVMDKASLAARKKLTRAQTEREILQLLDHPFLPTLYTHFETDRFSCLVMEYCPGGDLHSLRQRQPGKHFSEYAARFYAAEVLLALEYLHMLGVVYRDLKPENVLVREDGHIMLSDFDLSLRCVVSPTLIRTHDSDPSKRAGGGAFCVQPACIEPTSVCIQPACFMPKLFAQKNKKSRKPKADPGLSIGALPELLAEPTSARSMSFVGTHEYLAPEIIKGEGHGSAVDWWTFGIFLHELLYGKTPFKGLGNRATLFNVVGQQLKFPESPATSYASRDLIRGLLVKEPQHRLGVKRGATELKQHPFFEGVNWALIRCSTPPEIPRPMESELPSKFEAVDDTAGIGSKSKRMVGGNNNNEIKSVGGKYLDFEFF; this is encoded by the exons ATGGAAAGGGTTGCCGAGCCAAAAGTACTTCCAGTCTTAGTTGAGGTATCTGATGCACACACAGCTGTAATAAATGAAGCTGGTCAGAGACTAACGATGCGGGATGTTTCATGTGCGCGTGGCGTTTCATCAAGAGAAGTGAATCAGTTGTCAAATGCAAGAATTGTTTTGGTTAGGGATGATATGGGATTTGATACTAGATCCTCTCAAGAAACTATCTCCCCTGCACCTACAAGAACAGTGAAAGGGAAAGCCTCTTTACCCAAACCCGAAGAACTCTTGCCTTATATCGAGACATTGAAGAGCAGCAGTGATTCTTTTGGTGACATTGGTCCAAGTTCATTTTCCGGTGCTAGTCACCCACCAGAACCTGTCGATATTGATCTCGTGAGAACAGTTTATTTACCTATAGGTCAAAACAAATCAGAGGCTGGATGCTTAATGAAGAGCATGTCCTTGAAGGGTCCTTTCCTTGAAGATCTTTCGATTCGTACGCTAACTAAGAAATCAAGCATAGCTGTTGTTTCCCCTGCAGGAAGTATGATCAAAGAATCACAGAAGACCGAGAACTATCTACCACCCTTAGATTCTGATGAGAAAGAATGTGTTTGGGATTCTTCATTGCCTCCAAGTGGAAATGTGAGTCCATATAGTAGTATTGATAGTACTAGTGTTGTCAGAACAATGAGCATCGCTAATAGTTGTGCTAGTACTTATCAGAGTGATGCAATCACTTGTGATGGCATGCTTAGTATAGATAGGAATTGTGATAGTATTAAAGGAAGTGTAAGGGGAGATTCGCTCGAGAGTGCGAAAACTAGTGCTAGTCGAGCAAGTGATAGCAGTGGCCTCAGTGATGACAGTAACTGGAGTAACAATACTGGTAGTGCTAATAAACCACATAAAGGAAATGATCCTAGGTGGAAAGCCATCCTTGCCGTCCGAGCACGGGATGGAATTTTAGGCATGAGTCATTTTAAGTTACTCAGACGACTTGGTTGTGGCGATATTGGAAGTGTGTATCTCTCTGAGCTGAGTGCGACTCGGTGTTATTTTGCAATGAAAGTTATGGACAAAGCATCCCTAGCAGCCAGAAAGAAGTTGACTAGGGCACAGACAGAAAGGGAGATATTGCAGTTGCTGGACCATCCATTTCTGCCTACGTTGTATACGCATTTTGAGACTGACAGATTCTCATGTTTGGTGATGGAATACTGTCCGGGCGGTGATCTACACTCTTTAAGGCAACGGCAACCAGGGAAACATTTCTCGGAGTATGCTGCACG CTTTTATGCTGCAGAAGTTCTGTTGGCACTTGAATATCTTCACATGCTTGGAGTTGTTTATCGAGACCTTAAACCCGAAAATGTACTAGTCCGAGAAGACGGTCACATAATGCTTTCAGACTTCGATCTTTCTCTTAGATGTGTTGTATCACCTACGCTCATCAGAACTCACGACAGCGACCCTTCAAAACGGGCAGGTGGAGGTGCATTTTGTGTCCAGCCTGCTTGTATCGAGCCTACATCCGTATGCATCCAGCCTGCCTGTTTCATGCCTAAGCTTTTTGCACAGAAAAATAAGAAGTCCCGGAAGCCTAAAGCCGATCCTGGCCTGTCAATTGGTGCACTTCCGGAACTTCTTGCTGAGCCTACATCAGCTCGGTCCATGTCCTTTGTTGGCACACACGAATACCTTGCACCTGAAATTATCAAAGGAGAAGGTCATGGAAGTGCAGTTGATTGGTGGACATTTGGCATTTTCTTGCACGAGTTATTGTACGGCAAAACTCCTTTCAAAGGATTAGGAAACCGAGCTACACTTTTCAATGTAGTAGGGCAGCAGCTCAAATTTCCTGAATCGCCGGCTACGAGTTATGCCAGCCGTGATCTGATCCGAGGTTTGCTTGTGAAGGAGCCACAGCACCGTCTCGGAGTGAAGAGGGGTGCAACTGAGCTTAAACAGCACCCTTTCTTTGAAGGCGTGAATTGGGCGTTGATACGGTGCAGCACACCACCGGAAATTCCGAGACCAATGGAAAGTGAATTACCATCCAAGTTTGAAGCAGTTGATGATACTGCTGGGATTGGGAGCAAAAGTAAGAGGATGGTTGgtggtaataataataatgagataaaATCTGTTGGTGGTAAATATCTTGACTTTGAGTTCTTTTAG